tattacAACATACTCTAATGCTGACTGGTATATactacccacatgacctgcttcattattatcattactaacattgtattattgtattattattattattattattattatttagcatcaatatatacatatatactgtacattctatatatttttattatattattatactagtctatattatctaacatttcattatattacactatattgttcatattgcactatattatattatattatattacattatattatataactgcactctgcattactgtggtacaacactgcctctcttctctgctgtttacattacttgctgctatttattataccgagtcactttaatcatcacttgtcactttatcttgtcattctctgcaaatactgtctcaattctcaattccccccagttaacttcatcattcattttgtactgtatataccccctgtttttatttgtatttttatttatcttatcttatctattctgtttaatgtgtattttgagctttcttgtctgtgctgctgtaacgcccgaatttcccctctggggatcaataaagtattatcctatgcTATGTTTGTTCAGTATACCCACTTGGAAACATTCCCCTCTTCTCAGCCTCGACCAACCCACAAGCGATACTTCTCATCCCGTGGTGCATTCAGAGCAGACCAGCTGGGCTCCAGGTTAGAGGACTCTTTGGGAAATGGGTCTCTAAGTGGGCGACGCCTCTCAACTCGGCAGGATCTGGACTTCCATCTAAACCAGGTCCAGATCAACAGTATACTGCGGTTGAATGAGCAGGTAATGGATGACATGTTGGAAGTGGAAGCACAATATTTTTCTGAGTGGTCTTAGGTTTCAGCATCAGAAATACTTAAATCTAAACTCAAGattgtttattttgtagagAAATATATCACTATTGCGTCATTGTGAagatctgtgtgtatgtgtctcagGCTGTAAGTGTTCCAGAGTTTGATGGCAGGGGACTCAGTACTGTGAGAAAGTTTGAGAGCAACCAGCTGGCTGCTAACACCCCGAATGAGGACCGTCGCAGTGCAGCCACCTGTTTACAGGTATCACTTCCCCCTCTACCTATACAACAAGTATTTCTCAACTTTTCACCCACttctttttcaaatcaaattatAATTCCGATATATCTTCTCCAGTCAAAGGGCATGCTCTTTGGAGTGTTTGACGGCCACGGGGGCTGGGCGTGTGCGCAGGCCGTCAGTGAGCGGCTGCTTTACTACGCGGCAGTCGCCATGATGCCCAAGCAGAGCCTGGAGGAGCTCGAGAGATGCGTGGAGCACGGCAGACCCGTTCCTCCCATTTTGCAGTGGTACAAACACCACTCGGACTTCAACTATCGGGAATCTGCATCGCTTTACATAGACCACCTCAGAGTGTTCTGGCAAGAGTTACTGGACAGTGAGGATCATGGTGAAGGCATGAGGTCAGAATTGAGTTGAGATGTACACATACATAATTATCTAAATATGCAATAAAAACCTGCATGTGAttggtttttcttttaacaccCTTCCATCACCTCCTCTTTTTTCAGTCCTCCGGACGCTCTGGATCATGCCTTCAAACGGCTCGATGGGGACATCTCCTTAGAGGCCCAAGTCCCTCTTTCCAATGACCTGATGAAAAGCACAGCCATTCAGGTAAAACTTTatgcattttctttgtttctcttttcaagTTCACCACACAATATTGAAACAAAGGCATCATTATCTGCCCAGGTTGCATTTGCTGGTTGCACTGCCTCTGTGGCTCATATCGGCACAGAGGGGATCCACGTTGCAAACACCGGTGACTGCAGAGTAGTATTGGGCgtgcaggaggaggatggtTCGTGGAGCGCCTTACCCCTTTCCCAGGACCACAACTCCCAAAATAAGGCGGAGGTGGATCGGATCAAGGCCCTGCACCCGTCCTCAGAGAAGGACACAGTGATCACAGATGACAGACTTCTTGGGGTGAGAGTTCTCCACTGCGCAGGCACTGTACAATTATTTCACTGCTGAATTTGTTAGGACGGTTcctaagcttctttttttttctttctctctcttgctgtcAGGTTCTGATGCCGCTGCGTGCTTTTGGTGACGTGCGATTCAAGTGGAGCCACGAGTTGCAGCAGAGCATTTTAGCCGGCCTGGAGTCCGGAGTGGACCTGGACTCTCTCAATTTGTACCAGTACACTCCACCTAACTACTTAACGCCGCCCTACTTGGACGTGGCACCCGACATAACCTATCACAAGCTGAGGCCCAAGGACCGCTTTCTGATCCTCGGCACTGACGGCCTGTGGGATGAACTGTCGAGCGAGGAGGCTGTGCGACTCGTTGGAGAGCACCTTAGTGGGATTCacctccaggtgtgtgtttggagtcaCTATGACGAGTATGATTCTCCTGAACCACAGCACAGTATGTAATAACCactcgtttttttatttttttatttaaccaggttggtctcattgagattaaaaacctctttttcaagggagacctggccaagacaggcagcagcaaaaacacaaagttacagacagaaatacaaagagagacaaagtacaatttacaaaacacaacattttggattaaaatagaaccatctatgagtcatatctgggaatcagtcgttcaaacagccgagctaaaacatccgcatcctatagaatctgcttccatgtttttcattttagatttaaaaacatttaaggacaccagctccttgagctttaagtcattctgcaacagattccaggctgagggtgcagagtacccaaaagcccttttcctCAATTTCTGTCTTCTTATCCTTATCAATTTAAAGTTCttctgttctttattctttcAGGCTCCAGTTTCTCCATCAGAGAGGCAGCTGAAATTGGGTCAGATGCATGAACTCCTGCTTAAGCGCAGGGCCCGCGCCTCCCCGGCTCCGGACACCAATGCCGCCACGCACCTCATCAGGCGCGCTCTCGGCACAGGGGAGTACGGAGAGCTGTGCCACGAGAGACTAGCCTCTATGCTCGCTCTGCCAGAGGACCTGGCTCGCATGTACAGGGACGATATCACAGCCACTGTGGTGTATCTGAACTCTAACCTGGCCAGACCCCGACACAACTGACAGAAGGGGTTTCTCCTCTACAATGCTGaacagagcaaaaaaacaaagataatgtCCAGATCATAGTCACTTCTCTAGGTCAGCGTCTGGTTGTTTTGGGGGCAAACATTAAAACCTgttacacaaaatgtttttaaaatggaaagaaaTTCCCAGTGTTTTATATGCGAAGATTACAAATCTATCAACTCATAATATGTtctatatttataataaaagcATCTATCAGGtcaaaacacatattttttggAGAAAGGCTTTTTGTCCTGTACTGTTTTAATGAAGGACTGTTTTTACAGACATCTTGAGTTGCATGTTAATATAAGAAATGTTGGAAAGAAGCCCAAATGAATAATGCAGACACTTACATCGTTCTTTGCCTGCAACTACATGtatgcttctctttttttttcttgcacagtTTGCTTTTAGACAATCAGTCTGTGagatttctgtctgtttactTGACCTTTGTTTAAACTGTGAAGTACACTCTGCGTAATTGTTGTGTCCCCCATGTTTTTGTTATGTGTTGTACCGACACTCCGCTCTCTGTGAAAAaagatgcagatgttacagataACATAAtctatcttttgttttgtttttgacgtCAGATCCGTTGTCaataaaaagtgaatgaaaacaaaatgaaggaaCATAactatcatttaaaaaagcacaGGCTTTGACATCCAAAGCTGTGTGGGAAACAacgttttcaaaataaactttgcTAGAGTGTTAGCTGCTGAGTGTCGTGGGAGCCAATCTGATCCTGGAGTGTTTTgtaaacacatgcatgctttcCTCCTGAAAGTTCATCTCTAATGGTCTGATTTCCCTGCAAACAGAATCCAACCAACCCTACATCTAGAATTTAATACATGCTGTAAgtgttttcctttcattttattttacagacaaTATGACATTAAATGAAGTTTTGGATTATAATTACATGTaaaagtgatgtcatcatttgaAAAGGTGATCGTATAGAGCCCCGCTGTATAAACACACCTGCATGTCCTGACATTGCTTGAGGTCACCTCTAGACACccactttgtttatttttacaaaccCTTCAGAGATAAAATCAAACAACTGCTCCGTTAGCATCAATAGGGGCAGAGTGGagcacagccccccccccctgccccccgcACTGAATCAGGatgctcttttttaaatgtcatttaccTGGAAGGCTGCCATTGGGGGACGAAGCAGAAGATCCAGTTTGTGGATGTTTCCAGAGATTGTGGATTTAAGATCTGAGGCTTTCTATACTACAGGACATGATGGGGAGCAGCAGGATTTCAAGGGAGTTCTCTATTCTGTGCAAAATACAGGTGAGATATTGAAAAAGTTAAAGTAATTAGTAAATGATTTAAAGCTTGTCCATACAACCTCTGTCAGGAAAACGACACACTCCTACCACATCATAATCTGTTTACAGCTTCCTTTTATTAGAATagcttgaatacatttttatataacatATTGTTTAAACTTTTACTAATATGTTTTATGTGTCTAATGATGTTTTACCTTctgtttaagtgtttttcttgttattttttggaCATAGTTagctttaatcattttaattacCCTCGTGAAGCACTTAGAAtttccttgttgctgaaatgtacTATGTAAATAAACTTGTCTTACCTTAAAGTAGCTTTTGTTTCTTGCAAGATTTGTGGtaaaaattattttgtttaaagtcGCCTCTTGTTGTGTTATCTtgtctgaaaagaaaaataatgactttttgTATGTACTGAATAATTGAGCATTTGGAAGGACGGCTTTTATTTAACTGTTATTCAAAAATACGACACATGTTTGccgtcctctttttttccccccctcagtGTTTGGCCTTTCTGGCTGCAGCACGAATTGCACCATGCAGCAACAGAATCTTTTGCTCAAATAATGAAAGCAAAAATCTAGAGGTAAATGTAATGCTCGTGATGTAAATTTACACTTATGGTTTATCAATTAGATTGTAATGTGACCTGATATGTTTTATAGAACCCAGCTGAAATGGGCCAAGAGCAGCTCCTCGCTGTTGAGTTTCCACACAGGTCTGTCAGTCTGACAAGAATAAAGAGGGAGTGGGTCATTCCAGTAATCAACTTCCCAGAGAACGACAGGGGTCCATATCCCAAATACATGGTGAAGGTAAGGGCGGTAGTATTCAACAATATAGGCTACTTATTCTTGTGTAGGGGAAAGCGGGGTATCTTGTCACACTTTTGGCTTTCACCTAAAATTCTCGGTCTAAGTATATCACAGTCACTCAATTTCTATAccaaattaaatattaatttctTGTGCACAAATTTATAATCTTCAGATTTTCACTTGTCACAAATGCACACTCTGTACTTGATCATGTagaatttattatttaagtgacAAGTTGCCCCATCACGGGGTATGTTGTCACACTATGCGGGGTGTATTGTCACATTATATTTTTCAACAAATAATAACATGTATGACACTTATTCTTGCATTTGAAATTCTGATTTATTGAAACAGCTGTTTTCAATACCAGTGCTTCATCAGTGTCAGTGCATAAAAAACGATGCAGATCAAAACAgctaaaaaactacaaatagcctaaacacaaacaaattcatGTTGAACTAAAACTTAAACTACAACCTCCACTGAAATATCTTCTTCATTGTGCTTCAGATCAAGTCAAGCAATGATGAAAAAGTTGCAATAACCTACAAGATCAGTGGACCCGGTGCTGATCAGCCTCCTGAGGGGGTTTTTACTGTTGATCGGAGATCCGGGGTGCTGTATGTGACTCAGCCGCTCGACAGGGAGAAGACAGCTAATTACagtgtgagataaaaaaaaaaaaaaaaatcaagaactttgtttttgtccttattCTAGATAACTTGTATTATTATGACGTAATGTGTGGTGTGGTTTACAGCTGTGGGCTCATGCACTGAATGAGGGTGTTAAAGCTGAGGAGCCCATGGAGCTCATAATCAACGTCATCGACCAGAATGACAACTCTCCAAAATTCACAAAAAACCCTTTCTACGGCCGAGTGAACGAGAGCGCTGAGATCGGTGAGACAGaaataacacacagacactttagACACATGATGgtatataaacacacaatgattcttaaacatttttgaaatactttttaaacacacatgcagaaaataaatacacattttctgttttgtttttttcatttgatttgatctgatAATCACATAACACTTTTGCCATGTTGTCTCTTGAAATTAATAAtgtaattaaaggctttatatgcgatttttttggaTCCaacagatgtcgcccttgagcaccagcatgaaatcaaaacaacttgcgctgcattgttgtgttagcatgctaatgctagcgatctttgctatgctcgtatcttcacactgcatgtaaatttaccccaaaatgagcgtgatctagaaacacagttaagcagtgagtacagtatgttattcttcttttctctagtccctcaattaaataacttttattcgcgaggggaggagtcagccggccgtccgggcgatgtaaacaaactgaaaataggactctgaaaactctgaaagcatcacagacagtgggactcgagtgttacacccattgtagacagtcatgactcacagagttattttcagaggatatacttgatttctattacatttaagtgtgaaaaatcacatataaagactttaaagcatATTTTATTTAGTTGAATTTACTGAATTGAAAAATTCACAAACTTCACTCTTCCTTCTAAAATGCAATCAATaatcacctgttttttttcactagatgacatcatcacaaagATAACAGCAGTGGATAAAGATGACCCACAGACGAGCAATGCGATGATCAGATACAGAATAAAGGCTCAGATGCCTCAAATGCCCGGAAAGGACATGTTTGCAATAAACCCAGTGAGCGGAGCGATCAGTGTGAAGGCTGTTGGACTTGACAGAGAGGTAATGGGATCAAAGGATGACAACAttgctttcccttttttccaaaactgtgtcatttttttttgtttctcttgtgACTCACTGCCCTTTGTTAGACTCACTCACAGTACAAGCTGATCGTCGAAGCTGCAGACATGGAGGGACACGGGTTAGTATCCACCTGCACTGTCATCataagcatcacagacagcaacGACAATGCTCCAGAGTTCACCGTCACATCTGTGAGTTAAAACGAAAGTTACGAATGTAACTACGGTTCTATGAATCCTTAAAGCACTGAATATTCCCTTCGTGCATGCACAGTTTGAGTATGTATACCAACAATGTCACTTGTGACCCCTGGATGACCTGAGGGAGGTTATATCTTCCGGTGTCGTTCCTACAGAATCTTCTCGCGGGATCACAAGTATTCTGAGTGACAGAGCGCTCTGGCGGTCATTCGGGATTCATAGAACTGTAGTTACATTCGTAACTTTTGTTCTATATTATCCCTGCTGACCGCCAGAGGCGGTGCTTAAAGCACTGAATGACTTATACCAGCAAAGTCACGAGGAATCATGCTTATCTACCTCATTGAGCAGAATTGGAGGACTCCGGCAGGATGGTCAACCCCAGTGGATGGGGAGTTGCAACATTCACCCTGTAGAACCTGGAGAATGTGTTCGGCGATGCCCATGAGGCAGCGGCACATATGGCCTCCAGGGGTACGCCCCTCAGGGCAGCCCACGATGTGGAAACACTCCTAGTAGAGTGGCATTTCACCCCGGATGTCAGGGGGAAGTTACTCGTCCCATATGCATGCCCAATAGCATTCACGATCCAGTGGGAGAGGTGCTGTCTCGAGAGAGCGCAACCTTTATTAGGTTTCTATACCATAAcagaaaaaagctgttttgacCGCCGAATGCCAGCAGTAGCTGCAACATAGGCTCTCAGGGACCATACTGGGCACAACAGTTCTGGCTTGCCCCCGCCATCTCCCGGTGGGGGGTTAAACTGTGCCAGTCGTAAAAGGCTGGTTGAGGTGCGAACGTGCCAGCACTTTCGGAAGAAATGCTGTGTTCGGCCATAGAGTGATGCCTGAACCGTCCAGATTCCACCTCAGGCATGAGGCGCTTATTGACAGGGCGTGTAACTCACTGACGCGCTTAGCTGAAATAATGGCCAGTAGGAATGCGGTCTTACATGACACCCACTTCAGCTCTGCCCTTGCCAAGGGCTCAAAGGGAGGCTGGCATAAGGCGTCCAGCACCAGAGGTAGATCCCATGTTGGAGTTCTTGGAACTCTTGGGGGATGCAACCTCCGAGCCCCCCTAAGAAAGAGGGACACTAGATTGTGACTCCCTACTGTGCCATTGTCGATTCTAGCATGTCGACATGATATTGCCGCCACATGGGTAGAAGGAGACTGGCCATCTTCCAGGAGGGACTGCAGGAACTCCAGGACAGTAGGCACAACGCAAAGGACTGGGTCTTCCCTCCGGCTGACACACCAATCAGAGAAAAGCTTCCATCTGTTGTCGTACTGCAGACAGGTGGATGGTGCTCTGGCGTTCATTATGGTCTGCCTGACAGGGTCCACGCAGCTGCTCAGCAGCGGTTCGGGCCCTGGACCCACAGTTTGAGGCGCTGAGGATTGGGATGCCAGATCCGACCCCCAGTTGAGACAGTAGGTCTGTCCTGTCGGAGAGGCACCACGGTGTGCCACGACAGAGTCTGTGAAGCAGAGAGAACCATGTCCTTACTGGCCAGAAGGGGGCCACCAGTAACATCCTGTGACCCTCTTGAAGCACTCTCTGAAGTGTTGGCCAAATCAGAGGAAGCGGCGGAAAGGCATACAGAAGACCCTCTGGCCCAGGATGAGCAAGTGCATCCTGGCCCAGAGGGCTGGTTGCCTCTGTCAGGGAGAACCAGAGTGGGCAGTGGGTCGACATCTCTGAGGCAAAGAGATCCACCTCTGCTCGGCCGAAGAGGCCCCAGATTGTGTGCACCACCTCTGGGTGGAGGCGCTACTCCCCCGGTGGAGGCTTGTGACGGGAGAGGAAATCGGCAAGCTGATTCCGACTCCCCGGTaaataagattaagattaacctttattgatccccgcaaaattcagtttttacactctgtagtcatgcaacacacacataggctgaagtatatatacacacggacacaaacaggatcctatggacatgcactaatggagagatgtcagagctgcccacagtgggtgcACCTGAGCTGAAGGTGGGAAGGGGCTTTGGTGCCttcagcagtgctcaggcacctctccagctaccagaccaactttcatatttggtctgcactgggccttgaaccggtgaccctctggttcccaacccaagtccctacagactgagctactgccgccctcaAATACATTGCCTGCAGGCTGGCCAGACGGGGGGCTTCCCAAGTCAGGAGGTCCTGGGatacctgcagcagctgtgcagACTTGGTGCCGCCCTGATGGTTGATATAGAAGACGGTCGAGGTGTTGTCCGACCGTATGAGCAGATGCCTTCCCCTCAGATATGGCAGGAAGTGCTGGAGAGCGAGATGCACCGCTTGCAGCTCTAGTACATTGATGTGTTCGGTGCGGTTTTGCCCCGAAGAAAGCCTACGTTCCGTCTTCGCTTTCTTCTTGAAGGGGGCAGCtgcagcagcgggagcagcCCGTCGTCTTGAACGCCAAGGTTGGGCTGGAGGCAACTGGACTGATGCAGGGAGGTCACCCTCGCCTACTGAGGGCCCAACCTGCGCCAATCTCGCAGCTCTCAGTGCTCGAGGCATGTAGCTGCAGTTCATGCATGGGCTTTCCGAAAGACCCTCCCTCAGGTGGTCAGGACCGAGGCACATCGGGCAGAGGTCATGGCCATCATCAGCCTGAAAAGAAACTCCACAGGCAGCACAATAATGATACTCGTCCATTGTGGCAGACGCTACCGTAAGCAAGGGAAGAGGGCATAAACGCCGCCTGCACAGCAGAGGTGGGAGTGACTAGCTGTCACTACAGTGATTTGCTACGGTTCGGGTGTGACCGTGAACTAGGCCAACACAACCGTAAGCTGAGGGAAGGGGACACGGACGCCGCCTACAACAGCAAAGGTTTGAGTGACTGCTCCGTTTAACTTTAAATTGCAGTCAGCCCAAACACGGATGCTACAGGCAATGTAGCAGCACACCATAAACTGGGAGAGGGGGTGTGAACAATACCTTCCCCAGCAGAGGCTTGATAGTAACTAATGGTAGCCTATAACCAGTTAGCTGCCGCTAACCAAACAATTCCGGCACCATAAGCCGGGAGAAGAGAGCGCGTACGCTGCCTACACCAGCAGAGGTTGCAATAATTAGACACAACAAAAGTAATGTACCCATTCACTCAGCGCTTTAGAGACCACAGCTGGCTAGGGCAATAATACAGAGTTACAGAATAAACAAAGTAGGCTACCCACCGGTACCGGGAGCGGGAAGCGCAACGCTGCCTTCACCGTCAAGGattgtacacaaacacaaacttaaactttGGCTAATTAGCTTCGGCGAAACACAGCCACTAATTTGCCAGGAAATTTCAAGAAAACGAAACACGTACCTTATGTCCGTAGAGGGGAGTGAGAGGCTACCCTACCAGTGTCaggtacaaacaaacaaaccattcCCAAAGAGGGTTGGACGGCCGTCGCAGCCCTTGGAGGGCGAAAACTTCGCTGCTCCGACCGACACGGTCCCAAGGCTACCAACGACTGTTCTTAAGTAGTTCAacaaatgttgttctttttttttttcttccttttagtAAGTTCCATACAATTAGCTTCGGCTAATGCTCTAGGAGTAGATGCAAACTGCATgcgagaagaaaaaaggaacagaacCCCGGATGACACCGGAAGATGTAACCTCTCTCGGGTCATCCAGGGGTCACAAGTGACATTGTTGGTATACATACTCAAACTGGGAATATTCAGTGCTTTAAGCACCGCCTCTGGTGGTCAGCAGGGATGAAATAGAACTGCCCAAAATACTTAATGGTAATGTTGTAAGAATGCTAAAATTTTTTTGACTGAGTTCAGCATTGTTTGCTTACTTTTTTCCCCAGGTATCCACATCAGTCCCTGAGAGTGAGGTCGGAGTCGAGGTAGTAAGGATAAAGGTCACTGACAAGGATGAGTTAGGATCTCCAAATGCCAACACCCGATACTCGATAATCAAGGGCAATGAGGGGGGGGACTTCAACATCAGCACGGGCTCCAATAAAATGGAAGGAATACTTAAAACGGCCAAGgttagtaaaaaaaaccaatataATAATGTAAGTATAATAATGAGTATTTGTTGTGTTGCTCTGACTCCTCTTTCCTTACTCTCTCCATCATTTACAAGGAGCTGGATTTTGAGAGGATTCCTGTCTTTTTCCTTCTGGTGGCGGTGACAAATGAAGCGCCGTTTTCTGGCTCGGAGTTAACTTCAACAGCCACGGTCACCATAACAGTCGTGGACAAGAATGAGCCTCCCGTTTTCAGTCCGGCAGAAATCCATGTGAGCATCTCAGAGGATGCGGATGTAGGGAGTTTGGTGGTTGACCTCAGAGCCAAGGACCCGGACACAGCCAGGAAACAGAGAGTTAGGTAATAGtgacacatacatacaatttTCACACAAGTCCATATTGTGAATTTAACATATAGGCTTTATATACATTATAATACTTAACTTAAAAATTTCCTTGCTTTCAGATATAAACTACACAATGACACAGCAGGGTGGCTGAGTGTGGATAAAGACACAGGATCAGTCACAGTTAGAAGCAGAATGGACAGAGAGTCAAACCGTGTCAAAGACAGCAAATACACCGTTTTAGTTTTGTCTTATGACGATGGTAAATCTGTACTTTTAgtctcttctttctttgtcaGTCTTCACACCTGACTGAGTGATAACGCTGCTGTGTCTTCATTTGTCTTTCATCACCCCTTGTAGACTCAGTCCCAGCTACAGGCACAGGCACTCTGGTTGTGAGTCTATTCGACGTGAATGACCATCGTCCTGTGATCCGGCAGAGGAAGGTCAGTCTTTGCAACAGTGACCCTTTACCCGCCCTGCTCGACATCGTGGACCTTGACGGTACAGGTCACGCTGAACCGTTTACTGTCGAACTTCAGGGAGAGCACAGGACCAACTGGACTGTTAGCACCAATTCCACAAGTGAGAGAGCTCGAACAAAACACCGGAGACAACATGAACAGCCGACCTATTTAATTTGCaacctgatggaaaaaaaatcaggccCTTTTGCagcttaaaggcttaatatgcgatttttcacacttaaatgtaatagaaatcaagtatatcctctgaaaataactctgtgagtcatgactgtctacaatgggtgtaacacccgagtcccactgtctatGACAGTTTTCCGAGTTTTACGAGTTTtacgagtcctatcttcagtttgattacatcgccgggatggccggctgactcctcccctcacgtataaaagttgtttaattgagggactagagaaaagaagaataacatactgtactcactgcttaactgtgtttctagatcacgctcattttggggcattagcatgctaacacaacaatgcagcgcgagttgttttggtttcatgctggtgctcaagggcgacatctgctggatcaaaaaattgcatataaagcctttaaacatatattttatttgatcttttttggAACTATTTCCGGATGCGTGCACCTGGCAttgcaacaaacaaaatgtcaggTACTCTTTTCCAATAGAGTCTTCAATCTGTTTATCATAGTTCATGATCAGGGTTCACTAATTGCAACATAAATGTCCCATTCTGTCCAACACATCATAAAGCATAAACTGTTACATCCAAGTCAACCTGACACGGTCAAAAAACTATATGCTTCCAAACACACCTGAATCTAATTATCTGGAGCCTTGGCTTTATGCACAGCATAAGTCAAGACTCCACCTAGTGTTCAGTGTCGGAATTACACTCAAATACAAATTGATAGTGTTCTTGCAAGGATCAAATGAAACAAGGATTTTGGCTCCTATAACGTcataactaaaaaaaatgtcagttgTTTACTTGagatctcagtgtttcccctaccattatattaggggggcggcccgcccatCTGTCTGCG
This genomic interval from Labrus mixtus chromosome 4, fLabMix1.1, whole genome shotgun sequence contains the following:
- the si:dkey-30c15.12 gene encoding B-cadherin, giving the protein MMGSSRISREFSILCKIQCLAFLAAARIAPCSNRIFCSNNESKNLENPAEMGQEQLLAVEFPHRSVSLTRIKREWVIPVINFPENDRGPYPKYMVKIKSSNDEKVAITYKISGPGADQPPEGVFTVDRRSGVLYVTQPLDREKTANYSLWAHALNEGVKAEEPMELIINVIDQNDNSPKFTKNPFYGRVNESAEIDDIITKITAVDKDDPQTSNAMIRYRIKAQMPQMPGKDMFAINPVSGAISVKAVGLDRETHSQYKLIVEAADMEGHGLVSTCTVIISITDSNDNAPEFTVTSVSTSVPESEVGVEVVRIKVTDKDELGSPNANTRYSIIKGNEGGDFNISTGSNKMEGILKTAKELDFERIPVFFLLVAVTNEAPFSGSELTSTATVTITVVDKNEPPVFSPAEIHVSISEDADVGSLVVDLRAKDPDTARKQRVRYKLHNDTAGWLSVDKDTGSVTVRSRMDRESNRVKDSKYTVLVLSYDDDSVPATGTGTLVVSLFDVNDHRPVIRQRKVSLCNSDPLPALLDIVDLDGTGHAEPFTVELQGEHRTNWTVSTNSTSNMAALTPKRELSPGDYIVLMRIYDAGMLYQDSTLVVEICQCQGAVSTCFIPRSAPRLRIPSLATTVLGAIFVFLLLLLLLLLLLRRRRSEKDVALLEDLPRDNIFFYNEEGGGEDDQEYDLSLLHRGLDNRPEVFSTDVSPTVQSRPCYRLQPRANEEIGQFIEDNLHAADGDTAAPPYDSLLVFDYEGTGSEASSLSSINSSDSDEEQDFESLSHWGPRFTRLADLYTNKTEEEDDTDTLPGKTEWV
- the pdp2 gene encoding pyruvate dehydrogenase [acetyl-transferring]-phosphatase 2, mitochondrial, with translation MSGRVCVSILQRASSCTLPLPSSQYTHLETFPSSQPRPTHKRYFSSRGAFRADQLGSRLEDSLGNGSLSGRRLSTRQDLDFHLNQVQINSILRLNEQAVSVPEFDGRGLSTVRKFESNQLAANTPNEDRRSAATCLQSKGMLFGVFDGHGGWACAQAVSERLLYYAAVAMMPKQSLEELERCVEHGRPVPPILQWYKHHSDFNYRESASLYIDHLRVFWQELLDSEDHGEGMSPPDALDHAFKRLDGDISLEAQVPLSNDLMKSTAIQVAFAGCTASVAHIGTEGIHVANTGDCRVVLGVQEEDGSWSALPLSQDHNSQNKAEVDRIKALHPSSEKDTVITDDRLLGVLMPLRAFGDVRFKWSHELQQSILAGLESGVDLDSLNLYQYTPPNYLTPPYLDVAPDITYHKLRPKDRFLILGTDGLWDELSSEEAVRLVGEHLSGIHLQAPVSPSERQLKLGQMHELLLKRRARASPAPDTNAATHLIRRALGTGEYGELCHERLASMLALPEDLARMYRDDITATVVYLNSNLARPRHN